In the Williamwhitmania sp. genome, one interval contains:
- a CDS encoding DUF6263 family protein, whose amino-acid sequence MKKLFAITLGLLFAVSLFAQPSAKINLALNLEVGKTYTLNQKSTQDISQLIMGTEQNIKTEISGVNTFLVKAMSDSGYTVELRFKKMLFKMTSAMINMEFNSEKPVGEDDMFGQVMLSFVKNPYTMVLSKTGEVLAVNGVDEAIDKTVNDLDVPDMSKMQIKASVKNSFGSETLKSSFEIIMRCYPEQPVAVGDTWENTVDLKMLGRTIKNNSWTLKAIDDGEATVLGNAKMEAATSDKPIVINGMNARANLTGTEQSTFKLDVNTGWITTATSTSTYEGTLVIEKNAQLPNDLEIPMKFTTINNFTATE is encoded by the coding sequence ATGAAAAAACTTTTTGCCATCACGCTGGGATTGTTATTTGCGGTTTCGCTTTTTGCCCAGCCAAGTGCGAAAATTAACCTTGCACTAAATCTCGAGGTTGGAAAAACATACACCCTCAACCAGAAATCGACCCAAGACATTTCGCAGTTAATTATGGGAACAGAGCAGAATATTAAAACTGAAATTTCCGGGGTAAATACCTTTTTGGTAAAGGCTATGAGCGATTCTGGCTATACTGTGGAGTTGAGGTTTAAAAAAATGTTGTTCAAGATGACCTCAGCCATGATTAACATGGAGTTTAACTCGGAAAAACCCGTTGGCGAGGATGACATGTTTGGTCAGGTTATGCTCAGCTTTGTTAAGAATCCCTACACCATGGTTCTTTCCAAAACTGGCGAGGTTTTAGCTGTAAATGGGGTTGACGAGGCCATCGACAAAACTGTAAATGACCTTGACGTTCCCGATATGAGTAAGATGCAGATTAAGGCGAGCGTTAAAAATTCATTCGGTTCTGAAACGCTAAAGAGCAGCTTTGAAATTATTATGCGCTGTTATCCTGAGCAACCTGTGGCCGTTGGGGATACTTGGGAAAATACCGTTGACCTAAAAATGTTGGGGCGAACAATAAAGAATAACAGCTGGACGCTTAAAGCAATTGATGACGGTGAGGCAACCGTTCTGGGAAATGCAAAAATGGAGGCGGCAACATCCGATAAGCCTATCGTAATAAACGGGATGAATGCCCGTGCTAATTTAACTGGCACAGAGCAATCCACCTTTAAGCTAGATGTGAATACGGGCTGGATTACCACGGCAACTTCAACCTCCACCTACGAGGGCACCTTGGTAATTGAAAAGAATGCGCAGCTGCCCAACGACCTTGAAATTCCAATGAAGTTTACAACCATAAATAATTTCACGGCTACGGAGTAG
- the gltA gene encoding NADPH-dependent glutamate synthase, which yields MSNKIPRVPVREQDPNIRKTNFEEVCFGYNAEEAMLEATRCIQCKKPRCVDACPVSVKIPDFIKHVKEGDFALAVGTIAEDSSLPAVCGRVCPQESQCEGSCILGVKGEPVSIGKLERFVADWSRENNVSFSEVAPSNGKRVAIIGSGPAGLSCATDLAKMGYYVKIFEALHQAGGVLEYGIPEFRLPKERVVEHEINNVRKLGVEIETDVVVGRTITIDEIFEQEGFDAVFVGSGAGLPKFMHIPGENLNGVVSANEFLTRNNLMKAFDPTYDTPIYVGKRVAVVGGGNVAMDAARTAIRLGADVSIIYRRSEKELPARVEEVHHAKEEGLHFHMLTNPVEILGDDNGWVRGIRCLKMELGKPDASGRRSPIEIAGSEFDMAIDEVIMSLGTSPNPLISATTPGLDSNKWQCLIADESGQTTREGVFAGGDAVTGAATVILAMGAGRTAAKAIDEYLKKKIKEVRRSQRS from the coding sequence AACTTCGAAGAGGTTTGCTTCGGTTACAATGCCGAGGAAGCCATGCTGGAGGCCACACGCTGCATACAGTGCAAAAAACCACGCTGTGTAGATGCCTGTCCAGTTTCAGTTAAGATTCCCGATTTTATCAAGCATGTGAAGGAGGGAGACTTTGCCCTCGCAGTTGGAACCATTGCAGAAGACAGCAGCCTTCCCGCCGTTTGCGGTAGGGTTTGCCCACAGGAGAGCCAGTGCGAAGGCTCCTGCATTCTGGGTGTTAAAGGCGAACCGGTATCCATTGGGAAGTTGGAACGCTTTGTGGCCGACTGGAGCCGCGAAAACAACGTATCCTTTTCCGAGGTTGCCCCTTCGAATGGAAAAAGAGTTGCCATTATTGGTAGCGGTCCTGCCGGTTTATCATGTGCCACCGACTTGGCCAAAATGGGCTACTACGTAAAAATATTTGAAGCCCTACATCAGGCTGGAGGAGTTCTGGAGTATGGTATTCCCGAATTTCGTCTGCCCAAGGAGAGGGTGGTTGAGCACGAAATAAACAACGTTCGCAAGCTGGGCGTTGAGATTGAAACCGACGTGGTGGTTGGTCGCACCATTACCATCGACGAAATATTTGAGCAGGAAGGTTTCGATGCCGTGTTTGTTGGCTCCGGTGCCGGACTACCCAAGTTCATGCACATTCCTGGAGAAAATCTCAACGGCGTTGTTTCGGCCAACGAGTTTCTTACCCGTAACAACCTGATGAAAGCCTTCGACCCCACCTACGATACGCCTATTTACGTAGGCAAACGAGTAGCCGTGGTTGGCGGAGGAAACGTTGCCATGGACGCTGCCCGAACAGCTATCCGCTTGGGTGCCGATGTATCCATCATCTACCGCCGTTCGGAGAAAGAGCTACCCGCCAGAGTTGAGGAGGTTCACCATGCTAAGGAGGAGGGCTTGCATTTTCATATGCTCACCAATCCCGTTGAAATTTTAGGCGATGATAACGGTTGGGTTAGAGGCATTCGCTGCCTAAAAATGGAGCTTGGAAAACCCGATGCCTCCGGTAGAAGGAGCCCAATCGAAATCGCAGGATCGGAGTTCGACATGGCGATTGACGAGGTAATAATGTCGTTAGGCACCTCACCAAATCCGCTAATTTCAGCCACCACGCCTGGTCTAGACTCCAATAAGTGGCAGTGCCTCATCGCCGACGAGAGTGGACAAACCACGCGTGAAGGTGTTTTTGCCGGTGGCGACGCGGTTACCGGTGCAGCCACGGTTATTCTTGCCATGGGCGCAGGTCGAACCGCAGCCAAAGCCATTGATGAGTATTTAAAGAAGAAGATAAAGGAAGTTAGAAGAAGTCAGAGAAGTTAA